CGGAAAAATCACGCATTGAGCTGATTCGCTCAGCAGGCCTGGATGAGCAAGTACTCGCTTATCGCTCCTTCGAAGCATTGGCCGAAATCGCCAAAGGTCCTGCGAATAAAGTGTTCTTGCCTACAAGTGCTGTTGAAACGCTGGGAAGTCTTGGAGCGATTGCTGAGGTATTCAAAGCGAGCAAGGATAGTAAATAGATTTTACAATTCGCGTTTCTTCCGTTAAAGTAAAAAGCAAAAACAACCTTATGCATAAGAAGCTATTGTTGTTCATGCATACTTTGAAGGAGAGAAGCTACCGTGACACAAAAAGAAATCTCACCACTAGTTGAACTGCTCGGACTACAGCCCCACGTTGAGGGTGGTTGGTACAAAAGACTTTGGAACTCCGAATTTGAAATTCCGCAGGAAGTGCTTGGTGATAGCTATTCCGGATCGCGCCATTCGGCATCTTCGATTTATTTTTTGCTTCATGAGGGCGAACAATCTGATTGGCATACGGTTTTGTCCGATGAAGTTTGGTTCTGGCATTCCGGTAGTCCAATAGTGCTTAGTCTCGGAGGTAATGGAGATAAGCCTGAGAATGTGCAGGAAGTTATTCTGGGTCTCGACATTGCTGCAGGTCAACAGCCGCAGGTCGTAGTTCCAGCAGGCGTATGGCAGGCGGCTCGTCCGTTAGGCTCAGAACCGGTACTAGTATCCTGTATTGTTTCTCCTGAATTCCATTTTGATGATTTCAAACTGATTGAGAAATAAAGCGGTGCTCCTTTCAAAACGGTAAACAAAAAAAGTAGCGAGTCTCCTATCTTGGGAGGCTCGCTACTTTTTTTGTTTCACCCCAAATATTAAGTCCTCTTGTACCATAAATGCACAATGTAAAAATCCTCGGAGTCTTGTAAATATCCTCTATTCCGGTAGAACCGGGCAATTTATATGATGGAGTTACTAAAAACAAACGAACAAGGGGTTCGTAAGTGGAAGGAGTAACACCATGAAGCCAAATTTAGAAACTAATCTCTCTCTACACAAGTCAAAGCGCGGATTCGGGTCAAGATTGTCCGAATTGGGAAGTTCATCAAATTTCGTAGGCTACTTGTTTGTCGCCCCCATCCTGATTTTGATGGGAATCTGGTTTTATTACCCGCTGATACAATCTTTAATCTACAGCTTTCAGGACATCAGCTTCCTAAATCCGGATGCGGCGAAATTTATCGGACTCGGAAACTATGTGGAGATTGTTCAGGATAAGGATTTCTGGACGGCCTTGAGCCATTCCTTATTACTGACAGTAGTAGCGGTACCGTTGCAAGCGATCATCGCCTTGGTGATAGCAGTGAACCTAAACAAGGTGATGCACCTTAAAGGTGTGTTTCGTACACTGTATTACATGCCTTATATCACCTCAACCATCGCGGTAACGACCGTATTTATGTATTTGTTCATGCAGAATGAAGGGATTGCAACACAATTGCTGACTTGGTTTGGTTTCCCCGACGTTTCATGGTACGCCAACGTCAAGTATGCACTTCCATTCTTGATGATTCTTACCGTTTGGACGTATGTGGGATTCTACATGGTAGTGTACTTGGGTGGATTGCAAACCATTCCAAACGATATTTATGAAGCGGGTCGTGTGGACGGAGCGAACGGATGGCAGCAGTTCTGGAAGCTTACGGTTCCTATGCTGAAACCGGTGACATTTCTTGTCATAATGTCCGGAATTATTAACGTCATGCAACTGTTTGATCAGCCGTATGCTTTAGCGAGAAATGGCTCGCTTGGAAGTCCGGCTGGCGCAACGAGCACAATCGTAACTTATTTCTATAGCCAGGCTTTCAGCTTCAACCGTTCTGGTTATGGTAGTGCTGCAGCATTTATTATTTTCGCCCTTATTATTGCGCTGTCTATGCTTCAAAAACGCTTTCTTAAGGAGGAGATTTAGATGATGCTTAACCGGAAAACTCAAATTTTACGCTATGTACTACTGTTCGCATTCTCCATATTTTTCGTCGTGCCATTTGGTTACGCCATCTATACTTCGCTTTTGTCCAAAGCAGACATCGGCCATCTTGTGCTGCCAAGCCAGTGGACATTTGAGAACTACAGGGACATTTTCGAAACCTCCGATATATTGATTTGGTATAAGAACTCGATCATCGTAACGTTCGGAATTTTGATTGGTAACTTGTTTGTCAATACGACGGCTGCTTATTCCTTAGCTCGTATTAATTTTCGGGGCAGAGGTGTAGTGTTTTTCCTAGTGATCGGGATGATGATGGTGCCTTACCAAGTGATGATTATTCCGATTTTTTCCATGATCGTTGATTTGAAATGGCTTAACAGCTATCAAGGTCTTATTATTCCATTTCTATTTCAGGGCTTCCTCGTCTTTCTAATGCGTCAATTCTTTTTGACTGTGCCGAAGGAGCTTGAAGAAGCGGCAGAGGTTGACGGATTGAGTAAGATCGGTATTTTCTACCGGATCATGCTTCCGCTATCCAAAGGTGCAATTGGCACACAAATAATATTCAGTTTTACCGGCACATGGAACTCTTTCGTATGGCCGGTGACCTTGGTGAATGACAGCCGTTGGTATGTAATGACTGTTGGTCTGAACACACTTAAGAATCGGTATTTTGAATGGCCAAACCTTACGATGACTGGTGTTGTACTCTTGACCCTGCCAATCATTATCGTCTTCTTAATGTTCCAGCGCCATATGGTGCAAGGAATTGCCACTACAGGACTGAAAGGCTAATTCAGAATAGTTCAGACAGGGGGATGCAAAGTGATTGATTATAAAGGGCTAAGTGCGCTAGATGACGGTTGGGTGATTGCGGAAACAGAGTTTGATGCTAGATTTTTAGGGAAGTTTGAAACTATTTTTTGTCAGGGGAATGGATATCTTGGGCTAAGAGCCGCTACGGAAGAGACTTATCCGGGTGAACGCCGTAATTTGTTTGTTGCTGGAGCGTTTAACCGCTTTGCCAATCAGGAGGTTACAGAGCTTCCGAATGCCGCAGATATGGTGCAGCTTGATATCCGTTTGAACGGTAAACCATTTCATTTGGAAAAAGGAAAGATTCACAGCTACCGCCGGGAGCTGGATTTACGGCAAGGAGAGCTCCGGCGTGACATCCTCTGGGAGGATGAACACGGCGATCAGTTCAAACTCTCCTTCCGGCGGTTCGTATCACTACAGGATCGGCATCTGATGGGCATGCGGGTTGAAATAACCCCGCTGTCGAAAGCCGCGGAAATTTCTATTTCTTCCGGTATTAACGGGCAGATGACAAATTCCGGCGCACAGCATTTTATAGAAGGGGAGCGGCGGGTGTTTGATAAAGAGCTGCTCCAGCTTACCGCAACGACTACGGAATCAAATATTGAATTTGTACATACCTGTGTCCACCAGATTTATGAGGAGGGCGTACGTCTTACAACAGCGCCAACTCCGAGCATGGATCGCAGAAAGGTGACACTGACCTATAAGCTGAAAGCGGAGGTTGGCAGATGCATCACACTGGATAAGGTGGCTTCGGTGCATACGAGCCTTGATAAGGAGTGGCGTGATCAGGATACCGCCCGGGAATATCTAAGCAAGACGGCAGAAAAAGGCTTTGATGGTCTTTTCAATGAAAACGAGCAGGCTTGGAAAAGTGTATGGGCTAGAACCAACATTGAGATCAAGAGCAGCGACGACTTTGATCAGCTAGCTATCCGTTTTGCACAGTATCATTTGCTTCTGATGACACCTGCTCACGACAGCCGCTTCTCTGTCGGGGCCAAGGGACTGACAGGAGAAGGATACAAGGGACATGTATTCTGGGACACAGAAATCTTTATTTTGCCTTACTTTTTGTACATGGAGCCGCAGACAGCACGCAAGCTGGTGAAGTATCGCTATCATACCTTGAAAGGCGCCAGAAAAAATGCGCGCGACAAGGGTTATCGCGGCGCGATGTACCCTTGGGAATCCGCAGCAACTGGCGAGGAAGAGACTCCTGAATGGGGCCCTGTAGATGTTGTTACCGGAACGCCAACCTATATTTGGACAGGCAAAATCGAGCAGCATATTACAGCTGACGTGGCATATGGCGTGTGGCATTATTATCAAGTCACTGGTGATCAGGAATATATGGATCGGTACGGATATGAGATTATATTCGAAACAGCTACCTTCTGGGCAAGCCGGCTAGAGTGGAGCGATAAGGAACAGAAATATCATATCTGTGATGTGATTGGTCCGGACGAATATAAAGAACATGTCTCCAACAATGCATTCACCAACTATATGGCTTATTGGAATATGACAAAAGCAATCGAATGCACACACAAGCTTATGCAAGTGCAAAGCGATGTTTACTTGACCTTGGAAAGTCAGTTGGCTCTATCCGAGCGGTTGAAGGAATGGGAGGATAAATCCAAGCTGATCTATCTGCCGCAGCCGGATATGCATTCGCTCATCATTCCGCAGGACGATACTTATTTGAACAAGCAAGTTATTGATCTAGAGAAGTACCGTAATCAGGAACAGGTGGCTTCCATTCTTGCCGACTACAGCATGACTCAGCTCAGTGAAATACAGGTATCGAAGCAGGCAGATATTCTCGTCTTGTTTTACTTGCTGGAGGACTGGTTCTCTAAAGAGACTAAAGCGGCGAATTGGCATTATTATGAGCCGAAAACGTTGCATGACTCTTCGCTCAGCTTATCCACGCACAGTATGCTGGCAAGCGATGTTAATGAAGTGGAATTGGCTTACGATATGTTTGCCAAGGCTGCCCGCATTGATTTGGGAACAAACATGCATAGCTGCGATGAAGGTATTCATACAGCTTCAATTGGCGGCATTTGGAAGGCAACGATCATGGGCTTTGGTGGGGTTCGTTCCTGGGAAGGTAAACTTCGCCTTAACCCGAAACTTCCACAGGCTTGGGAGCGCTTGTCATTCCCGCTTGCCTGGCAGGGTGAGCGTCTGCAGGTGACGGTTACCCGTGGCAAGCTGGAGGTGGAGCGCCTAACCTCAGGATTGGGTGAGCTTACCCTGCTCATTCATGGCCGGGAATACATGTTGAAGGATCGTATCGTTGCAGACTTAGAGGAGGCTGAGCGAAGTGAATAAAGAACATCGAGAGATTCAAGCCGTAATTTTTGATCTGGACGGAGTAATTACCGATACGGCGAAATATCATTATGAAGCGTGGAAGCAGCTGGCGGAGGAATTAGGTATTCGCTTTGACTTGGAATTTAATGAGCAGCTTAAGGGGATCGACCGTATGGCTTCCCTGGAGAAAATACTGAGTCAATTACCGGATCGCGGCGCAGCCTTCACTTTGGAACAAAAACAGGAATGGGCTGAACAGAAGAACAACAACTATCAACGTTTGATTCAGACTGTGGATGAATCTGAAATATTGCCAGGCATCCTGGATTTGTTCCATGATCTCGAGTATGCCGGAATACCGATCGGGCTGGCTTCGGCCAGCCGTAATGCCGGCACACTGCTACGGCAGTTGAAGGTAGAGTCATATATTCATGTGATTGCCGATCCGGAAAGCGTAGCCCATGGGAAACCGGCTCCGGATATTTTTCTGAAGGCAGCGGAGGAACTAGGGGTTGATCCACGTTATTGTGTTGGAGTAGAGGATGCAGAGGCTGGAGTTCAGGCGATAAAAAGTGCGGGGATGTTTGCCGTAGGGGTTGGTGATGCTGAGATTCTATCGAAAGCCGACTATATTGTCTCGGAAACATCGAAGCTATCTTTGTCCGAGATCCAGCAGCATATGGCCGATCGCTAATTTTAAGTTAAATCTCAAAATACTATGTAAGCTGAACGAATTCGTATGAATAGTTCTGCTTACATAGTTTGCTATTGAAGCAAACAAAGATATGGCATAAGATTGATTCGTCATAATATAACAATTTTCTACAGGAGGAAGGGAACTCTTCATGCGGAAGTGGAGTCGATTTCGGGATCGCAACATACGGCAAAAGCTGTTTTTGACCTACACGCTGTTGATGATTGTTCCTCTCGTAGTCATTAGTATTTACTTCTACATATACGCCATGTCTGTTTTTGAATCCCGGATTGTGAAATCGTTTCAGGAGACGAATCAGCAGATGGTATCCACTGCGGATTCGTTTGTTAGCAGTATGTTCAAATCCTCAGAACAGCCTTTTTATGATGAAAGACTGATGCAGATTTTGGCGAAGGATTATTCCACTGTAACCCATGAGACGTTTGAAAAAAGTATGGATTACCGCTACATAAGTGATAACGTTTTTAAAGAGCTGATGACATTTAATCCAGATATCGATTCGATTCTGATCTACCCTGTGAATAGTTCATTAATCTACCGCAGGGGTTATGATACGACATTCAATTATAGATATAGTCCAGTGTATGAACCATGGTACCGGACCATTGTGGATAATGCGGAGAGGCCAATACTGGTCGGTATGCACGAGGAGAAACAGATGTATGCTAAGCCTCGCCCTGTACTATCTGTAGGCCGTGTACTGGTGGATGTGGGTACTTATCAGAAGCTTGGTGTGCTGCTCGTTAATTTCCGGATGGATAAGCTTGAGAAGCTATTCAGCGGACTGGATGACAAAAAGGACGTAAACCAGTTCATAGTGGATGATGAAGGGATGGTAGTGTTCAGTTCAGATCCGGCCATGATTGGGATGAAATATAGTCAGGTTATGGAAAAAATGAAGCCGGACGATGAGAACTACTATGTTGTTCATGATGAATCCAATGTGTCTGGATGGCACTTCTACAGCATCGTTCTTCGTGACAAGCTGCTCGCCGAAAGTAACCAGATACGCAATTTTTCTACACTCTTGCTTCTTTTGTTGATTGTGCTGGGATTCGTAACTGCTTATCTAGTATCCGGCAGTATCTCCAATCCGATTCGAAGACTCAATCGACTGATGCGAAAGGTAGAGAAGGGGGATTTTGATGTTACCGCTCAGCAGGATAGTCTGGATGAAGTAGGACATTTGTCGCGCACCTTTAACCGAATGACTGTCGAAATCAAAGATTTGATTCAGCAAACTAAGATTGAAGAGAAGAAGAAGCGGAGTGCAGAACTTAATGCGCTGCAAAATCAAATTAATCCGCATTTCATATATAATACGCTCTCTGTGATTAAGTGGATGGCACAGGCTCAAAGGGCGGACAACATTACGGAAACGGTAGATGACATGATCAAGGTGTTGTCCTTCTCCACACGTAATACTCAGGAGTATGTTTCCATTGAGGAAGAAGTGGCCTTTATCCACAGCTATCTGGAATTGCTTCAGCTCAGGTATTTTAATGTGTTTGATTTTGAAATCGATGTTGCGCCGAATGTTCTGGAATGCAGAACGTTAAAATTTATGGTGCAGCCTTTTGTGGAGAATGCGGTGTTTCACGGCTTTGCAGAAGATTCCCGGCAATATAACTTGAGTATACATGTGCAGAGAAAAGGCAGTGATATTCAGTTTACGATCTCGGACAACGGGATGGGGATCTCGGAAGAACAGCTAAGCAGGCTCTTGCAACAGGAAATGTCGGACGGGCAAACGATGAATTCCATTGGTGTGGGCAATGTCTCCAGAAGATTGAAGCTTCATTTTGGAGAAAAGTACGGGGTGACTATAAATAGTGTGAAAGGGGAAGGAACTACCGTTCTTATCCTCATTCCTGCTATGGAGCATCTTCAGAACCACGCTGGAACGAGAAAAGAGGGATCCGCATGAAAATCATGATTGTGGACGATGAGTCCTTTATCCGAATGAATTTTAAGACCTTTGTGGACTGGAAACAACATGGCTATTACCTAGTAGGCGAAGCTGCAAACGGCAAAGAGGCTTTGGAGAAAATGGATGAGCTTCATCCGGATGTGGTCTTTTTGGATATCCGAATGCCACTGATGGATGGGCTTGAGGTTCTAAGGCAGCTCCGGCATACCAAACATTCCTGCAAAGTCATTATTCTCAGCAGCCATAATGAGTTTGAGTATGCCCAAGAGGCGCTTAGGCTAGGTGCATGCGATTATATTCATAAACCGAATCTGACCCAGTCCGCTGTATTTGAAGCGTTGGAGCGTGTCCGGACACAGTTGAATCATCAGCCTGTGGGAGATCATTTTGTTTCTCTACAGCAAAATATGGAGAAGAACCGGAATGAGTTGAAAACGCTTTTTTTACGAGATTTAGCGGTCGGTGTTGTTCGCCATGAGTGGGAAATTGAGCAAAAGACAAAGCTGTACGATTTGAAGCTGAAACAGCCGAATGTGCTTTGCATCGTCATGTTGATTGATCAGTTTGATAAGGTGAAGGAACGTTACAAAAAGGGAATGGAGCATTTACTCGGGTTCTCGATCTTGAATATTCTGC
This window of the Paenibacillus sp. FSL R10-2734 genome carries:
- the pgmB gene encoding beta-phosphoglucomutase, with translation MNKEHREIQAVIFDLDGVITDTAKYHYEAWKQLAEELGIRFDLEFNEQLKGIDRMASLEKILSQLPDRGAAFTLEQKQEWAEQKNNNYQRLIQTVDESEILPGILDLFHDLEYAGIPIGLASASRNAGTLLRQLKVESYIHVIADPESVAHGKPAPDIFLKAAEELGVDPRYCVGVEDAEAGVQAIKSAGMFAVGVGDAEILSKADYIVSETSKLSLSEIQQHMADR
- a CDS encoding carbohydrate ABC transporter permease; protein product: MMLNRKTQILRYVLLFAFSIFFVVPFGYAIYTSLLSKADIGHLVLPSQWTFENYRDIFETSDILIWYKNSIIVTFGILIGNLFVNTTAAYSLARINFRGRGVVFFLVIGMMMVPYQVMIIPIFSMIVDLKWLNSYQGLIIPFLFQGFLVFLMRQFFLTVPKELEEAAEVDGLSKIGIFYRIMLPLSKGAIGTQIIFSFTGTWNSFVWPVTLVNDSRWYVMTVGLNTLKNRYFEWPNLTMTGVVLLTLPIIIVFLMFQRHMVQGIATTGLKG
- a CDS encoding sensor histidine kinase codes for the protein MRKWSRFRDRNIRQKLFLTYTLLMIVPLVVISIYFYIYAMSVFESRIVKSFQETNQQMVSTADSFVSSMFKSSEQPFYDERLMQILAKDYSTVTHETFEKSMDYRYISDNVFKELMTFNPDIDSILIYPVNSSLIYRRGYDTTFNYRYSPVYEPWYRTIVDNAERPILVGMHEEKQMYAKPRPVLSVGRVLVDVGTYQKLGVLLVNFRMDKLEKLFSGLDDKKDVNQFIVDDEGMVVFSSDPAMIGMKYSQVMEKMKPDDENYYVVHDESNVSGWHFYSIVLRDKLLAESNQIRNFSTLLLLLLIVLGFVTAYLVSGSISNPIRRLNRLMRKVEKGDFDVTAQQDSLDEVGHLSRTFNRMTVEIKDLIQQTKIEEKKKRSAELNALQNQINPHFIYNTLSVIKWMAQAQRADNITETVDDMIKVLSFSTRNTQEYVSIEEEVAFIHSYLELLQLRYFNVFDFEIDVAPNVLECRTLKFMVQPFVENAVFHGFAEDSRQYNLSIHVQRKGSDIQFTISDNGMGISEEQLSRLLQQEMSDGQTMNSIGVGNVSRRLKLHFGEKYGVTINSVKGEGTTVLILIPAMEHLQNHAGTRKEGSA
- a CDS encoding cupin domain-containing protein, with the protein product MTQKEISPLVELLGLQPHVEGGWYKRLWNSEFEIPQEVLGDSYSGSRHSASSIYFLLHEGEQSDWHTVLSDEVWFWHSGSPIVLSLGGNGDKPENVQEVILGLDIAAGQQPQVVVPAGVWQAARPLGSEPVLVSCIVSPEFHFDDFKLIEK
- a CDS encoding glycosyl hydrolase family 65 protein, yielding MIDYKGLSALDDGWVIAETEFDARFLGKFETIFCQGNGYLGLRAATEETYPGERRNLFVAGAFNRFANQEVTELPNAADMVQLDIRLNGKPFHLEKGKIHSYRRELDLRQGELRRDILWEDEHGDQFKLSFRRFVSLQDRHLMGMRVEITPLSKAAEISISSGINGQMTNSGAQHFIEGERRVFDKELLQLTATTTESNIEFVHTCVHQIYEEGVRLTTAPTPSMDRRKVTLTYKLKAEVGRCITLDKVASVHTSLDKEWRDQDTAREYLSKTAEKGFDGLFNENEQAWKSVWARTNIEIKSSDDFDQLAIRFAQYHLLLMTPAHDSRFSVGAKGLTGEGYKGHVFWDTEIFILPYFLYMEPQTARKLVKYRYHTLKGARKNARDKGYRGAMYPWESAATGEEETPEWGPVDVVTGTPTYIWTGKIEQHITADVAYGVWHYYQVTGDQEYMDRYGYEIIFETATFWASRLEWSDKEQKYHICDVIGPDEYKEHVSNNAFTNYMAYWNMTKAIECTHKLMQVQSDVYLTLESQLALSERLKEWEDKSKLIYLPQPDMHSLIIPQDDTYLNKQVIDLEKYRNQEQVASILADYSMTQLSEIQVSKQADILVLFYLLEDWFSKETKAANWHYYEPKTLHDSSLSLSTHSMLASDVNEVELAYDMFAKAARIDLGTNMHSCDEGIHTASIGGIWKATIMGFGGVRSWEGKLRLNPKLPQAWERLSFPLAWQGERLQVTVTRGKLEVERLTSGLGELTLLIHGREYMLKDRIVADLEEAERSE
- a CDS encoding sugar ABC transporter permease, encoding MKPNLETNLSLHKSKRGFGSRLSELGSSSNFVGYLFVAPILILMGIWFYYPLIQSLIYSFQDISFLNPDAAKFIGLGNYVEIVQDKDFWTALSHSLLLTVVAVPLQAIIALVIAVNLNKVMHLKGVFRTLYYMPYITSTIAVTTVFMYLFMQNEGIATQLLTWFGFPDVSWYANVKYALPFLMILTVWTYVGFYMVVYLGGLQTIPNDIYEAGRVDGANGWQQFWKLTVPMLKPVTFLVIMSGIINVMQLFDQPYALARNGSLGSPAGATSTIVTYFYSQAFSFNRSGYGSAAAFIIFALIIALSMLQKRFLKEEI